A region of Labeo rohita strain BAU-BD-2019 chromosome 2, IGBB_LRoh.1.0, whole genome shotgun sequence DNA encodes the following proteins:
- the prpf38b gene encoding pre-mRNA-splicing factor 38B isoform X2, translated as MMSSLTTRRYVTTDGPCDAGGLDIGCAPHSWLAFVSAVRQAHSPTHSTPSHAPVQQICQLTYDLLTIAPNLSHCIELDVKAGGGCVMTIGEMLRSFLTKLEWFSTLFPRIPVPVQKAIDQHMKSRPRKPPQKEEQDEEEAADSGRHAERRRSRTPRKSPSPRRSQNRSRSRSHHKEKQGASFDRELERERDRQRKEREGKDRDRDRDRERDRERDRERDRDRRRSRTPDRTTERRRSRSRERRRSRSTSREKRNERKDRDKERETESERERSRRKDRDHHKDRERSKDKRSKGEGEERRHKEDKEDRKHREEKRSKRSRSRSRDRKHKTERPSKKRSRSGSRSRQEAGDERNRKRERSHSKERSHKRSRSKERSHRRESSNGREHVKQDRHSPEPGERTNSVRAESP; from the exons ATGATGAGTTCCTTGACGACGAGGAGGTATGTCACCACGG ATGGCCCTTGTGATGCGGGTGGATTGGATATAGGGTGTGCTCCACACTCTTGGCTGGCGTTCGTGAGTGCAGTTAGACAAGCTCACTCACCCACCCACTCCACCCCTTCACACGCACCGGTACAGCAAATATGTCAGCTGACCTACGACCTCCTCACCATCGCACCTAATTTGAGTCATTGCATA GAGTTGGACGTGAAGGCTGGAGGAGGTTGCGTAATGACGATCGGAGAGATGCTCCGCTCCTTTCTGACCAAGCTGGAATGGTTCTCAACGTTGTTCCCACGAATACCTGTTCCTGTTCAGAAAGCAATCGACCAGCACATGAAGAGCCGACCACGTAAACCCCCGCAAAAAGAAGAGCAGGATGAAGAGGAGGCGGCTGATTCGGGAAGGCATGCAGAAAGGCGCCGTTCCAG gaCACCTAGGAAAAGTCCAAGTCCCAGGAGATCCCAAAATCGTTCACGGAGTCGCAGCCATCACAAAGAAAAACAAGGCGCCAGCTTCGACCGCGAACTGGAGAGAGAACGAGACCGGCAGCGCAAAGAACGGGAGGGAAAGGACCGGGATAGAGACAGAGATAGAGAGAGGGACAGGGAGAGGGAcagggagagagacagagatagaCGACGCTCCAGAACACCAGATCGAACCACAGAACGCCGACGCAGTCGCAGCAGGGAACGACGCCGGAGTCGCAGCACCAGTCGAGAGAAGCGGAACGAGAGAAAAGACAGAGATAAAGAAAGGGagacagagagcgagagagagcgtAGTCGCAGGAAAGACAGAGATCACCATAAAGATCGAGAGAGGTCGAAAGACAAGAGGAGTAAAGGAGAAGGAGAAGAAAGGAGGCACAAGGAAGATAAGGAAGATAGAAAGCACAGGGAAGAAAAGAGGAGTAAACGCTCAAGGAGCAGAAGCAGAGACAGGAAACACAAAACCGAACGACCTAGCAAGAAACGCTCTCGCTCAGGCAGCAGGAGCAGGCAGGAAGCAGGGGATGAGAGGAACAGGAAACGGGAACGCAGCCATAGTAAGGAACGCTCACACAAACGCAGTCGGAGCAAAGAGCGCTCGCACCGTCGAGAATCCAGCAATGGACGAGAACATGTAAAACAAGATCGTCACAGTCCTGAACCAGGAGAAAGAACAAACAGTGTTCGAGCAGAGTCTCCCTGA
- the prpf38b gene encoding pre-mRNA-splicing factor 38B isoform X1 produces MAVSQQQQQQQAVSKPAGGKHGNVLPLWGNEKTMNLNPMILTNVLSSPYFKVQLYELKTYHEVVDEIYFKVTHMEPWEKGSRKTAGQTGMCGGVRGVGTGGIVSTAFCLLYKLFTLKLTRKQVMGLITHTDSPYIRSLGFMYIRYTQPPPDLVDWYDEFLDDEEELDVKAGGGCVMTIGEMLRSFLTKLEWFSTLFPRIPVPVQKAIDQHMKSRPRKPPQKEEQDEEEAADSGRHAERRRSRTPRKSPSPRRSQNRSRSRSHHKEKQGASFDRELERERDRQRKEREGKDRDRDRDRERDRERDRERDRDRRRSRTPDRTTERRRSRSRERRRSRSTSREKRNERKDRDKERETESERERSRRKDRDHHKDRERSKDKRSKGEGEERRHKEDKEDRKHREEKRSKRSRSRSRDRKHKTERPSKKRSRSGSRSRQEAGDERNRKRERSHSKERSHKRSRSKERSHRRESSNGREHVKQDRHSPEPGERTNSVRAESP; encoded by the exons ATGGCGGTTAGTCAgcagcaacaacagcagcaggcCGTGAGCAAACCGGCCGGCGGGAAACACGGCAATGTTTTGCCTTTATGGGGCAACGAGAAGACTATGAACCTCAACCCGATGATCCTGACAAACGTCCTGTCGTCGCCCTACTTCAAGGTCCAGCTGTACGAGCTCAAGACGTACCACGAGGTGGTGGACGAGATATACTTCAAG GTCACGCATATGGAGCCCTGGGAAAAAGGCAGCAGGAAGACTGCGGGGCAGACGGGAATGTGCGGAGGG GTTCGAGGAGTCGGGACCGGTGGGATTGTGTCCACTGCGTTTTGCTTGCTGTATAagctgtttacactgaaactgACCCGCAAACAAGTGATGGGACTCATCACTCACACAGATTCGCCCTATATTAGGTCACTGGGCTTCATGTACATCAG GTATACTCAACCTCCTCCTGACTTGGTCGACTGGTATGATGAGTTCCTTGACGACGAGGAG GAGTTGGACGTGAAGGCTGGAGGAGGTTGCGTAATGACGATCGGAGAGATGCTCCGCTCCTTTCTGACCAAGCTGGAATGGTTCTCAACGTTGTTCCCACGAATACCTGTTCCTGTTCAGAAAGCAATCGACCAGCACATGAAGAGCCGACCACGTAAACCCCCGCAAAAAGAAGAGCAGGATGAAGAGGAGGCGGCTGATTCGGGAAGGCATGCAGAAAGGCGCCGTTCCAG gaCACCTAGGAAAAGTCCAAGTCCCAGGAGATCCCAAAATCGTTCACGGAGTCGCAGCCATCACAAAGAAAAACAAGGCGCCAGCTTCGACCGCGAACTGGAGAGAGAACGAGACCGGCAGCGCAAAGAACGGGAGGGAAAGGACCGGGATAGAGACAGAGATAGAGAGAGGGACAGGGAGAGGGAcagggagagagacagagatagaCGACGCTCCAGAACACCAGATCGAACCACAGAACGCCGACGCAGTCGCAGCAGGGAACGACGCCGGAGTCGCAGCACCAGTCGAGAGAAGCGGAACGAGAGAAAAGACAGAGATAAAGAAAGGGagacagagagcgagagagagcgtAGTCGCAGGAAAGACAGAGATCACCATAAAGATCGAGAGAGGTCGAAAGACAAGAGGAGTAAAGGAGAAGGAGAAGAAAGGAGGCACAAGGAAGATAAGGAAGATAGAAAGCACAGGGAAGAAAAGAGGAGTAAACGCTCAAGGAGCAGAAGCAGAGACAGGAAACACAAAACCGAACGACCTAGCAAGAAACGCTCTCGCTCAGGCAGCAGGAGCAGGCAGGAAGCAGGGGATGAGAGGAACAGGAAACGGGAACGCAGCCATAGTAAGGAACGCTCACACAAACGCAGTCGGAGCAAAGAGCGCTCGCACCGTCGAGAATCCAGCAATGGACGAGAACATGTAAAACAAGATCGTCACAGTCCTGAACCAGGAGAAAGAACAAACAGTGTTCGAGCAGAGTCTCCCTGA